The window CCTGATCAAGTAAGAGATAAGTAAGTTCTGAACCTTGATTTCTCATGTGATATGgtggttataaatttttttttattgcattgaggttttattatttattgtaatttgttTCGTGTAGCGCTGTAAGTTTTCCTGAGCTACCCTACCGCAGGTATAATTTCAAGAATTCTCTGCCTTATTTCCCATATAATACTTAATTTGTCCAGGTCACTAAATCTTTTCCTGATATATTTATTTGTGGCAGGGGTATTCAGAATAAGGAGGTATTTTCACttactaaatttatataaaaattaaaccctttccaagaaaaaatagaatttattttacaataatatttCAAGCATGAAAATTTGACGTTTGagtaactaatttaattaaaaatgtatcgCTTATCAtatgaatatttataatttacaaattattatatatgttaaatttattaatttttataatttttttaaaagccacACTTAGAATGATTTCTAATTGATCCACAATGTCTTTAtactaaaaatacatataaattcataacttatttttaatagaaaagatCTGTAAGAGTttgtacaaaaaataataagtcaCTTTCAAAAGTTTAGTCAACCACCTATTAagaagttataaaataaaatcattcttTGACTTAGCTTAGGATTGGATATATTTTACAAATCTTCGAATTAAAATGCCTAgttgttttttattgttaacATGACTACTCCATAAATGTTTGGACATTTTGCAGTATCTGCTTAGGACCCTTCAGCAACTAAGGAGTGAAAATGACATAGCTCTTCAACTGGCCAAGTTTgtataaatgtttaaaatttcttttaataattttttaaaatattttggatGATCTAATAGtgctaatttttgtttattctttCCTAATGCTTCAAACAAGTCCGGGAGACATTAACTCTGAGATTGAGGTAATTAAACAAACCATGCTATATTTTATGTTAAACACTAACTTTTTAGTTACATCATGTTCACACCGACATATATTGATTTATGcaatccattcttcttttaaaataagACTCTTATTTCCATtataattcacaaaattattattgaaaatctCTTCTTAACCAGGAACTCCAACAAGAAGTTAATAAGTTACAGCAACAACTTCAAATGACAGAGGAGCAAATAAGGTTCCTTGACAACAAAATTACTTCACACTTAATTttcatcttaaaaatattattactagcTCATATAGTATTTGTTTattcttttatgcttttcaataatgtttttaatgTTGGAAGGATAAATACAGGTTATATGAACCCGACCCATTAAAGATGTCAACTATGGCGGATCTTGAAAACAGCGAAAAGTATCTTGTAGATGTCTTGACACGTGTCATACAGAGAAAGGTTTATAATAATCTATATCAATCTTTAGGGTCTTAGTGATTTAGTACTTTGTACAAATCTATATTATTTGGAAAACTTGTTAACTGTGGTTGCAGGAATACTTGTTGAGCAACCATCTATCTTCGTATGATCCATCTGGTATTCAGGTAAT of the Glycine max cultivar Williams 82 chromosome 13, Glycine_max_v4.0, whole genome shotgun sequence genome contains:
- the LOC100800846 gene encoding agamous-like MADS-box protein AGL104; this translates as MGRVKLEIKRIENPTNRQVTFSKRRNGLIKKAYELSILCDIDIAVIMFSPSGRVNHFSGRRRIEDVFTRYINLPDQVRDNAVSFPELPYRRGIQNKEYLLRTLQQLRSENDIALQLANPGDINSEIEELQQEVNKLQQQLQMTEEQIRLYEPDPLKMSTMADLENSEKYLVDVLTRVIQRKEYLLSNHLSSYDPSGIQVINEFNY